From Gottschalkiaceae bacterium SANA:
TAAATGAGCCCGACTGGAAAGTGCGAGAGGATATCGACTTTTATATCAATAAAGAGGGACGAGTTGTGGTTGTATTTGATAAGTACGAAATTGCGGCTGGTTACTTGGGACGTTTGGAATATGAAATTGTAAAATAGTTAGAAAGGTTTCGCTTTATGCGGAGCCTTTTTTGCTATACTAAGTAATAGAAAGAGCGAGGAGGAGAGCCCTGATGATTCGAGTGATGCAAAAGAAGGATTACGAGCAAGCGATACTCTTATGGAATAAAATAGAAGGGATGGGACTGAGGAAACTCGACGACTCATATGAGGGAATCGAGAGATTTTTGGATCGCAACCCAAAAACATGTTTTGTGGTGGAGGAGGAAAAGCAAGTGGTTGCTACCATTCTTTGTGGCCATGATGGCAGGCGGGCGTTGATTTACCATTTGGCCGTTACAAAAGAGAGACGGGGCAGGGGCTATGGGAAAGCCTTGGTGCGAGCCGTGGAAAATGCTGTAAAAGAAGAAGGCATACATAAAATTGCACTCCTTGTTTTCAAAGACAATCGTCACGGAAATGATTTTTGGACCCTGTTGGGATATCAGATTCGTAAAGACTTGAATTATCGAAATAAGAGTTTAGCGGTTAGCGAGGAAGGTTAGTGGAAAATCTGTGCAAATGCATGGATTTTTTTGTATCTTTTTTTATATCTTTTGTTGACAGGAAATGTGTATCACGTTATACTCTAATTGAACATATGAACAACTATTCATATGAAATGTATCAGGAGGGCTAGACGTGGAATCGAAATGCTGTGTAAATCAAGAAAATGTCGATATCGTAAGAGATGAATTATATGCGGATCATGAAATTGCTGAGATTGCGGATATATTTAAAATATTAGGGGACCCGACGCGGATGCGGATCGTTGCTGCCCTGCAAATTCGGGAATTATGTGTAGGGGATTTAGCGGCTTTAATGGAAATTTCCCAATCGGGTGTGTCACATCAATTGAGACTGCTGAAACAGAAGCGAATCGTAAAAAGCCGACGTGAAGGAAAAACGATGGTGTATTCTTTGGATGATCATCATGTTGTTGATATCATTAAAACCACAGCAAATCATGTGCGTCACGAAGAATAGGGGTGGAAAGATGATTGTATTAAAATTAGAAGGATTAAATTGTGCAGGTTGCGCAGGGAAAATTCAGACCTTGGTTAGCAAGATGGATGATGTGAAGGATGCCAAGGTTAATTTAGCCATGCAAAAAATAGAAATTGAAGCAGTTGAAGATGCAGAGTTATCTGTGATTGAGGAAGCAACCAAGATCGTTTTGGAATTGGAACCCCATGTTAAGGTCTATCCCATAAATAAAAAAAGACAAATCACCTTATACTTAAATGGACTCCACTGTGCAGGATGTGCTGCCAAGATTGAATCAGCGCTTCAAAAGCACGAGAAACTCTCTAATGTTAGCTTCAGCTTTGCCACAAAACGCTTACAGTTTGAAACGACGACGGACAAGCCTATTATTCAGCAGATGATTCAAGCAATTGTAGATCGGATTGAAAAAGGTGTCACGGTTGAAGAGTTGCCAAGTGAAAAGAAAAATGTCATTCACACATTACCAAACGATATTACAGCCGGTGGAGAACTCGTTGTGGAAGCGGAAGAAGCCACTTGGATGAAATTTTATAAGAAGCATGGGAAAACAATTTTGGGTTCAGGATTGCTCTTTGTGGCAGTTGTTATACCCATGCCAAAACTTGCACAGTTGACTGCCTACGCGATAGCATATCTGTTAATTGGCGGGGATATTGTTCTGCGAGCGGTGAAAAATCTGCTTAGAGGGCAATTGTTTGATGAAAACTTTTTGATGACGCTGGCAACAGTGGGTGCATTTGCCTTGGGCGAATACACAGAAGCTGTGGCGGTTATGTTGTTCTATAAGGTTGGTGAAGGATTTCAAGATTATGCTGTGGACCACAGTCGCAGAAGTATTCAATCCTTGCTAAACATTAAGGCGGAATATGCAAACCTATTGGTCGACGGAAGTACAAGAAAGGTAATTCCAGAGGCCTTGTCTCTCGGTGATATCATTTTGATTCGAGCAGGCGAGAAGGTGCCGGTTGACGGAGTCATTATAGATGGGCAGTCCACCATGAATACTTCGGCCCTAACGGGAGAAAGTATGCCGAGACGGGTGGAGAAAGAGGATGAGATTTTAAGCGGAGCCATAAATCTGGATGCTAGTTTGACGGTACGGGTAAGCAAAATCTTTGAGAATTCAACGGTTGCACGGATTCTTGACATGGTAGAAAATGCCACGAGCAAGAAGGCGAAAACCGAACAATTTATTACAAAATTTGCACGGATCTATACACCGATCGTTGTTGTTTCGGCCGTTTTGTTGGCAGTTTTACCACCCTTGATGGGTGGTGGAGATTTTCGGGAATGGGCGTCTCGAGCCTTGATTTTTCTTGTGATTAGTTGTCCATGTGCCCTTGTATTAAGCGTGCCGTTAGGCTTCTTTGGGGGACTGGGCGCGGCAAGTCGAAAGGGGATTTTGTTGAAAGGCGGCAATTATCTGGAAGCCTTGAATACAATCGATACCTTTGTCTTTGATAAGACTGGAACGTTGACAAAAGGGAATTTTGCGGTCCAAAAGACTAGCGGGGAAGAAACGTTGAAACTTGCGGCATTTATGGAAGTGCACTCGACTCACCCCATTGGCCAATCTATTTTAAAGGCTTATGGAGAGGATCAGCTTTTGGAATCGGTTGAAGACGTGAGGGAAATCCCGGGAGAGGGACTGGTTGGTTGCTTTGAAGAAAAGCAATTATTGGTTGGTAATGAGAGATTGATGAAGCGTTATGAGATTCTTCTAGCTGACTCCGAATCGGTGGGAACCATTGTTCATGTTGCTCTGGATGGGGTTTATACAGGTGCGATTCAAATTGCGGATGAGATCAAGCCAGGGATTGAAAATTTGGTGATAAATCTGAAAGCATCTGGGGCGAAGGAAGTCATTATGCTGACTGGGGACCAGAAACAACTTGCTGAAAAGGTAGCTGATACCCTAAAGATCGATCGTGTATTCAGTGAGCTTTTGCCACAAGATAAAATGAACCATGTGGAAGCTTTGATTGCAGAGGGAAGAAAAGTCCTCTTTGTGGGGGATGGAATCAATGATGCACCCGTGCTTGCGCGGGCTGATCTAGGTGTTGCCATGGGTGGTTTGGGGTCCGATGCCGCAATCGAAGCAGCGGATATGGTTTTAATGACCGATGAACCCATGAAACTATTGGAAGCGAAGCGAATTGCCAAAAAAACACGAAGAATTGTTATGCAAAACATCATATTTGCACTTGGAGTCAAGGGTTTCTTCCTTGCTTTGGGTGCCATGGGTGTTGCGACCATGTATGAGGCGATCTTTGCCGATGTAGGCGTTGCTATTATCGCAGTTTTAAATTCCATGAGAGTGATGAAAGTATAGGGAAGAGAGGATCGTTATGAAAATGAATTTGTCAGTATTGAAAGGCAATTACGGAGTCTGTCGTTTATCGCCCGATGAAAGCATACCGTCTTGGGCGACCGCAGGTGAATTCTATACCCTATCGAAGACCCTTGAAGAACTTTCCATCACTTGTGAATTAAGTTTCATTCCTGATGGAATTCAAGTTGAGCTGGGGTGGCGGGTGATGAAGGTAGAAGGTCCCTTGGATTTTGCTTTAATTGGGATTTTGGCTGCATTGAGTGGAACCCTTGCTGATCGAGGTGTCAGCATCTTTGCGATTTCAACCTTTGATACGGATTATCTCTTGGTCAAGGAGAAAGATTATAATAATGCAGTGGAAGCTTTGCGGGATGCGGGGCATATAATTATTGAATAGAAAAACAAAAGCCACCATGCTGAAGTTGGATGCTTCAGTCTGGTGGCTATCTTTATGCCTGTCGTGAACGAAGAAGGAGCATGGTCTGCCCCAGGGTTTCGTGCTCAATGGTTGTGGTATCAAAATGCAAGAGTTGAAAGGTGAGTTGTACGCAAAATCCAATGCCAAAGGCTGCGATTATGGTGCCAAGGCCAACCATTCCTCCTAGTTTCCAGCCGATGATGACGGCAATGATTTCAACGCCGCCGCGGCAGACGCCGATGGGTAATTTGGTCAATCTCGTCAAGGCAACCATCAAACCGTCTCGAGGACCGGCACCAAAGGCAGACCCAATATAAAAGTAAGATCCCAGTGCGATGGTAAAGAGCCCAAGGATCAGCATGAAGACACCGATAGCAAAATGATTGGCGGCGGGAATAAAATCTAGAATCATAATCCAATCCAGGATCATGCCGATTAAAAACATATTTAAAATGGTTCCGATTCCGACTTTTTCACCCAAGAAAATTCCGATCGCGCCGATGACGACACCAGCAAGAATGGAGGCGGTGCCAATGCTGATGCCCAATGTATTGGACATTCCAACATGGAAAACCTCCCATGGTGCATAACCGATTTGAGCTTGTATGGCAAAGACGATTCCAAGGGCGTAAAGCGTGAGTCCAAGGAACAGATTGCATAATCGTTTTATATAGGTGGTCATAAGAATCTCCTTTTGCTGTTTACGTTTCTTGTGAGAAGAGGGTTACAAAGGTATCCTGCAGATTTTCATGTTCAATGGTTGTTGGATCAAATTTCAGCA
This genomic window contains:
- a CDS encoding GNAT family N-acetyltransferase, which encodes MIRVMQKKDYEQAILLWNKIEGMGLRKLDDSYEGIERFLDRNPKTCFVVEEEKQVVATILCGHDGRRALIYHLAVTKERRGRGYGKALVRAVENAVKEEGIHKIALLVFKDNRHGNDFWTLLGYQIRKDLNYRNKSLAVSEEG
- a CDS encoding metalloregulator ArsR/SmtB family transcription factor — protein: MESKCCVNQENVDIVRDELYADHEIAEIADIFKILGDPTRMRIVAALQIRELCVGDLAALMEISQSGVSHQLRLLKQKRIVKSRREGKTMVYSLDDHHVVDIIKTTANHVRHEE
- a CDS encoding heavy metal translocating P-type ATPase, encoding MIVLKLEGLNCAGCAGKIQTLVSKMDDVKDAKVNLAMQKIEIEAVEDAELSVIEEATKIVLELEPHVKVYPINKKRQITLYLNGLHCAGCAAKIESALQKHEKLSNVSFSFATKRLQFETTTDKPIIQQMIQAIVDRIEKGVTVEELPSEKKNVIHTLPNDITAGGELVVEAEEATWMKFYKKHGKTILGSGLLFVAVVIPMPKLAQLTAYAIAYLLIGGDIVLRAVKNLLRGQLFDENFLMTLATVGAFALGEYTEAVAVMLFYKVGEGFQDYAVDHSRRSIQSLLNIKAEYANLLVDGSTRKVIPEALSLGDIILIRAGEKVPVDGVIIDGQSTMNTSALTGESMPRRVEKEDEILSGAINLDASLTVRVSKIFENSTVARILDMVENATSKKAKTEQFITKFARIYTPIVVVSAVLLAVLPPLMGGGDFREWASRALIFLVISCPCALVLSVPLGFFGGLGAASRKGILLKGGNYLEALNTIDTFVFDKTGTLTKGNFAVQKTSGEETLKLAAFMEVHSTHPIGQSILKAYGEDQLLESVEDVREIPGEGLVGCFEEKQLLVGNERLMKRYEILLADSESVGTIVHVALDGVYTGAIQIADEIKPGIENLVINLKASGAKEVIMLTGDQKQLAEKVADTLKIDRVFSELLPQDKMNHVEALIAEGRKVLFVGDGINDAPVLARADLGVAMGGLGSDAAIEAADMVLMTDEPMKLLEAKRIAKKTRRIVMQNIIFALGVKGFFLALGAMGVATMYEAIFADVGVAIIAVLNSMRVMKV
- a CDS encoding ACT domain-containing protein — its product is MKMNLSVLKGNYGVCRLSPDESIPSWATAGEFYTLSKTLEELSITCELSFIPDGIQVELGWRVMKVEGPLDFALIGILAALSGTLADRGVSIFAISTFDTDYLLVKEKDYNNAVEALRDAGHIIIE
- a CDS encoding membrane protein, which translates into the protein MTTYIKRLCNLFLGLTLYALGIVFAIQAQIGYAPWEVFHVGMSNTLGISIGTASILAGVVIGAIGIFLGEKVGIGTILNMFLIGMILDWIMILDFIPAANHFAIGVFMLILGLFTIALGSYFYIGSAFGAGPRDGLMVALTRLTKLPIGVCRGGVEIIAVIIGWKLGGMVGLGTIIAAFGIGFCVQLTFQLLHFDTTTIEHETLGQTMLLLRSRQA